Sequence from the Armatimonadota bacterium genome:
TCGCCTACTACGCCATCCTCTCGCTCGGAGGACAGGTAGTCATGACCAATCCCCTTTACGTCGAACGAGAGCTCGAGCATCAGTGGAACGATGCCGAATGCTCCGTGGTCGTCGTCAGCGACTACTTGTTCGAGAGTCGCATCCGGGCCATCCGGGACAAGCTCCCCGTCAAGCACTACATCGTGACGTCGATTCCGGACTACGTTCGGTTCCCGCTAAACTTCATACTCTCCCTAAAACTCAAACGGGCGAAAACGCCGATGATCGCAAAGGTCGCTCCGGATGAAGGCATCTATAACATGATTGACCTCATTCGGTCCAACCCGCCGAATCCTCCCGCGGTCGAGATCGATATCGACGATGTCGCGGTGCTGCAGTACACAGGCGGCACGACTGGCGTCTCGAAAGGTGCGATGCTCACCCATCGCAACCTGTCGTGCAACGTGCAGCAGATCAGCTCCTGGTTCACGGGCGTCGAGCCCGGCAAGGACGTTTTTCTCGCCTGTCTGCCCTACTTTCACGTTTACGGAATGACCGTCTGCATGAACTTCCCGATCTCCGTTGGGGCAGCGATCGTGCTCATGCCTGACCCGCGGGACATCTCGCGACTGATCTCGAACATCGCGAAACACCGGGTGACAATGTTTCCAGGGGTGCCGGCACAGTTCAACTCCATCAACAACTTCCCCGGGATTGAGAACTTCGACCTCACCAGCGTCAAATCGTGCTTCTCGGCTTCGGCCGCGTTGCCGAGCGCTGTCCGGGAGAGGTTTGAGGTAGTTACGCGCGGGACGATCGTCGAGGGGTTCGGGATGACCGAGACGTCGCCTGTGACCCATTGCAACCCCCTCGGCGGCACGCGCAAGATCGGCAGTATCGGGGTGCCGGTTCCTGGCACAGACGCAAAGGTCGTGTCGCTCGAAGACGGCACGACGGAGCTGCCGGTCGGTGCGGAAGGCGAGCTCCTAATCCGAGGCCCGCAGGTGATGAAAGGGTACTGGAAGCAGCCGGGTGAGACCGAAGAGGCGATCAAAGACGGCTGGCTCTACACAGGGGACATCGCGACCGTCGACGAAGACGGTTACTTCTTCATCGTCGGTCGCAAGAAAGAGATCATCATCGCGGGCGGATTCAACATCTACCCCGACGAAGTGGACGACGTGCTCATGGCCCATCCCGCCGTCTTGGAGTCGGGCACGATCGGTATTCCGGACGAGAAGCGCGGCGAGACGGTGAAGTCTTTCGTTGTACTGGCCTCGGGCCGATCTGTGACGGAGGAGGCGCTGATCGAGTACTCCCGCAAGGAGCTCGCCGCCTACAAGGTTCCTCGGCAGATCGAGTTTCGAGATTCGCTCCCCAAGAGCGCCGCCCTCAAGATCCTTCGGCGGGAGCTGCGCGATGAGGAATTGAAGAAGAATTCCGAGAGCGACCGATAACCGGTGATTGCGACCCGCTCCAACCCTCCACACTATGAGTATGGAGGGATGATAAGACACCCGGACCGGCTTTCGCTACTACCTTAAGTACTCCTCGAGCACACGCACATCCAGAATTGTAACGAACCGGTGATCGCTTTCGATGATCCCGTTCTTCTGCCACCGGCTCATCACACGGATCGTCGACTCAACGGTGGTTCCCGCCATCTCGCCGATGTCCTGCCTCGTCAGGGGCACCTGAATCGTCACACCTTTCTCAGACTCCTTGCCGTACGACTCGCTGAGCAGCATGAGAATGAGCGCGATGCGCTCGTCGACCTTGCCCGTAGACATCTTGGCCATCATGTCCATCGTCTGCCGCAGCCTGTTGGTCGTGCGGCGCAAAAGCTGGTTCTTGAACTCTATGCGGCCGTCAAAAATTGGCATGAAGTCGGCCTTCGGGATCTTGAGGTACCACATGTTGCAGACCGCCCTCGACTCCAGCGGACATCCGGTTCCCTCGACCGTGCCGAGAAGGCCAAATATCTGGCCCGGCCCCATGATCTCGGACGTCACCTCGTGGCCGTTCGCCAGGCTCTGCACCATCTTGACGAAACCCACGCCGACCAGCCCGTAAAAGTCGACCTCGTTCCCGCGCATCCAGATCGTTTCCCCACGCTCGGCGTACGCCATGTGCGACACCGTCGCCAGCTCGTCCAAGTCTTCGCCCGTCAAGGAATTGAAGAGCGTGCTGGACCTGAGGGCCGCGATGTTCGTCGGCCTTTCGGGAGCTTGTGGCACTGCTTCCATTTTATCACGTGCTTCTTTGTAAACATTTCCTGCGGCGCATGCTAGGTCGTTTTTCAACCCGCCATCGCTTCCTCGATCCAACGCAGGCCAGCCATCATCGTCGGGAATCCGACGGTCGTAACGGCGAGCATCACGGCGTGGCGGACCTCTTGCTCGGTTGCTC
This genomic interval carries:
- a CDS encoding Crp/Fnr family transcriptional regulator produces the protein MPQAPERPTNIAALRSSTLFNSLTGEDLDELATVSHMAYAERGETIWMRGNEVDFYGLVGVGFVKMVQSLANGHEVTSEIMGPGQIFGLLGTVEGTGCPLESRAVCNMWYLKIPKADFMPIFDGRIEFKNQLLRRTTNRLRQTMDMMAKMSTGKVDERIALILMLLSESYGKESEKGVTIQVPLTRQDIGEMAGTTVESTIRVMSRWQKNGIIESDHRFVTILDVRVLEEYLR
- a CDS encoding long-chain fatty acid--CoA ligase, with amino-acid sequence MDIRPWHRFYDSGVPTSPRFENVPIPEYLKRSATLYGSSTALIYMNCHMNYRHLKDDANRFATALVDLGVGKDTKVGIQLANIPQAVIAYYAILSLGGQVVMTNPLYVERELEHQWNDAECSVVVVSDYLFESRIRAIRDKLPVKHYIVTSIPDYVRFPLNFILSLKLKRAKTPMIAKVAPDEGIYNMIDLIRSNPPNPPAVEIDIDDVAVLQYTGGTTGVSKGAMLTHRNLSCNVQQISSWFTGVEPGKDVFLACLPYFHVYGMTVCMNFPISVGAAIVLMPDPRDISRLISNIAKHRVTMFPGVPAQFNSINNFPGIENFDLTSVKSCFSASAALPSAVRERFEVVTRGTIVEGFGMTETSPVTHCNPLGGTRKIGSIGVPVPGTDAKVVSLEDGTTELPVGAEGELLIRGPQVMKGYWKQPGETEEAIKDGWLYTGDIATVDEDGYFFIVGRKKEIIIAGGFNIYPDEVDDVLMAHPAVLESGTIGIPDEKRGETVKSFVVLASGRSVTEEALIEYSRKELAAYKVPRQIEFRDSLPKSAALKILRRELRDEELKKNSESDR